A region of Plasmodium falciparum 3D7 genome assembly, chromosome: 12 DNA encodes the following proteins:
- a CDS encoding periodic tryptophan protein 1, putative → MGNQVLDESDVVKHSSENIEKKEKIGKKKKTKKQKKEVKKSDIVSCIAFLSRGKKKKSLQESNDEHEENEEYEEYSSDCNHSGALSNEEKELKKKKKRKKGKNNKYDVLENIFNDEREYKKSIVHDNLISKDKKYIYEDELNIEENDSIVINGKIYSDMGTLEIHVFNYDEDIFNIYDDVIIDNYPLCIETIHQSYFKEKNIVAVGTLDCSIQLWDLYNIDMLEPLYYLGDNEMKKMKKNKKRKLKTNNNIHYEKKNIKNIPEDEEPNNISKQKIKGHTDCITSLNSSKILPSLLVSGSKDSTVKLWDLNNLNNLHTFSFHQKKINNLSFHSKDKNLLFSTSSDKTLKIYDIRQNQVALDIHLSNIPEATIWNTHEENIILSSYIDGYINKIDIKYINTSSNKPQNNYLVNFKAFENSCTSLLSMNYKNLTLAGSEDGVIKAYDFHNLLNEQPHCVYSKNLKKNLFYMKDNEDWPNVVFLGCDKLYDWDVFECEEIKKYFNL, encoded by the exons atggGTAATCAAGTGCTAGATGAAAGTGACGTGGTAAAGCATTCAAGcgaaaatatagaaaagaaagaaaaaattggaaagaagaaaaaaacaaaaaaacaaaagaaggAAGTTAAAAAAAGTGATATTGTTAGTTGTATAGCATTCCTATCtagaggaaaaaaaaaaaaaagtcttCAAGAAAGTAACGATGAgcatgaagaaaatgaagaatatgaagaatattcaag TGATTGTAACCACTCTGGTGCCTTATCCAATGAAGAGAAAGagcttaaaaaaaaaaaaaaaaggaaaaaaggaaaaaacaaCAAATATGACGTTTTAGAAAACATATTTAACGATGAaagagaatataaaaaaagcaTTGTTCATGATAATTTAATTTCAAAggataagaaatatatttatgaagaTGAACTAAATATTGAAGAAAATGATTCTATAGTTATAAacggaaaaatatatagtgaTATGGGTACTTTAGAAATACATGTTTTTAATTATGATGaggatatatttaatatttatgatgatGTTATAATAGATAATTATCCTTTATGTATCGAAACAATTCATCAATCctattttaaagaaaaaaatattgtagCTGTTGGTACTCTAGATTGTAGCATACAACTTTGGGATTTATATAACATCGATATGTTAGAaccattatattatttaggagataatgaaatgaaaaaaatgaaaaaaaataaaaagagaaaacttaaaacaaataataatattcattacgaaaagaaaaatatcaaaaatataCCAGAAGATGAGGaaccaaataatatatctaaacaaaaaattaaggGTCATACTGATTGTATTACATCCTTAAATTCATCAAAAATATTACCTTCTTTATTAGTAAGTGGTTCAAAAGATAGTACTGTTAAATTATGggatttaaataatttaaataatctacatactttttcatttcatcaaaaaaaaattaataatttatcatttcattcaaaagataaaaatttattattctcAACATCATCTGATAAaactttaaaaatatatgatataagaCAAAATCAAGTTGCCTTAGATATTCATTTATCGAATATTCCTGAAGCTACTATATGGAATACACacgaagaaaatattattttatcatcatatattgatgggtatataaataaaatagatataaaatatattaatacttcATCGAATAAACctcaaaataattatttggtAAATTTTAAGGCTTTTGAAAATTCATGTACCTCTTTATTAAGtatgaattataaaaatctaACCTTAGCTGGCTCTGAAGATGGAGTAATAAAAGCTTATGACTTTCATAACCTTCTCAATGAGCAACCTCACTGCGTTTACTCAAAGAATCTTAAAAAg aatttattttatatgaaagaTAATGAAGATTGGCCCAATGTTGTCTTTCTGGGATgtgataaattatatgattgGGATGTATTTGAAtgtgaagaaataaaaaaatatttcaatttataa
- a CDS encoding ubiquitin-like modifier HUB1, putative gives MIEIILNDRLGKKIRVKCNPDDTIGDLKKLVAAQTGTRADKIRIQKWYIIYKDHITLQDYEIKDGMSLELYYN, from the exons ATGATAGagataatattaaatgataGATTAGGAAAAAAGATAAGAGTTAAATGTAATCCCGATGATACTATTggagatttaaaaaaattggtGGCAGCTCAAACAG GTACAAGAGCAGATAAAATACGAATTCAAAAatggtatattatatataaagatcaTATAACATTACAAGattatgaaataaaagaCGGAATGAGTTTAGAATTGTATTACAACTAA